A window of the Bacillus andreraoultii genome harbors these coding sequences:
- a CDS encoding DUF2777 family protein: MKLDRYNIIEKQERAYFNGVVEKFNEEWILIDLETEEAYPLDEFIYKEIQVKRLNRWQTGILTENYVMQYDNKQFPLQDEDEVRIRKTFTISFQTWLDELNDEAYYQFIQKLNELGFSIFDSTFCHNYLSFLVSKEKEGVNFLMFDNTLHLCSVHHHFQYDEDRKNDRFEFTLNTGKRVVLQALQRPYKK, translated from the coding sequence ATGAAATTAGACCGATATAATATAATTGAAAAACAAGAGCGTGCCTATTTTAATGGAGTTGTCGAAAAATTTAATGAGGAATGGATTCTCATTGATTTAGAAACAGAAGAAGCGTATCCACTTGATGAGTTCATTTATAAGGAAATCCAAGTAAAACGACTCAACCGATGGCAAACCGGTATTTTAACAGAAAATTACGTAATGCAATATGATAATAAACAATTTCCGTTACAAGATGAAGATGAGGTAAGGATACGCAAAACATTCACAATTAGTTTTCAAACATGGTTAGATGAACTAAATGACGAAGCATATTATCAATTTATTCAGAAGCTAAACGAGCTTGGATTTTCAATATTTGACAGTACATTTTGTCACAATTACCTTTCTTTTTTAGTATCTAAGGAAAAAGAAGGTGTTAATTTTCTTATGTTCGATAATACTTTACACCTTTGCAGTGTTCATCATCATTTTCAATATGATGAAGATAGAAAAAATGACCGTTTTGAATTTACGTTAAATACCGGAAAACGGGTTGTACTCCAAGCTTTACAACGACCATACAAAAAATAA
- the gerPC gene encoding spore germination protein GerPC, translated as MQNDLYLFINQLAAQLKKQEEQLAKLEKKNSELSEAIQTLEKQPPINVERIDYHFDQLKIERLDGTLNIGLNPQDLQGMDELSIPQPISRGGTNKANANQFTQLQKKIHTYLDEELPAFIESVKKEKQFELDDSYINFIKEDIRKQLPDRLAFYAQKLGKQGREISVEEEEKFIYQHLIQDIQQAIYSFFKQFPSKGKKGGEQNDSGSSQP; from the coding sequence TTGCAAAATGATTTATATCTGTTTATAAATCAACTTGCTGCACAGTTAAAAAAACAAGAGGAGCAGTTAGCTAAGCTGGAAAAGAAAAACAGCGAATTATCTGAGGCAATTCAGACACTAGAAAAACAACCACCGATTAATGTCGAACGGATCGATTATCATTTCGATCAGTTAAAAATTGAGCGATTAGATGGCACATTAAATATTGGGCTTAATCCACAAGATTTACAAGGGATGGATGAACTATCGATTCCACAACCTATCTCCCGTGGAGGAACAAATAAAGCAAATGCGAATCAATTTACTCAATTACAGAAAAAGATTCATACTTATTTAGATGAAGAACTACCAGCTTTCATTGAATCGGTCAAAAAAGAAAAACAATTTGAACTCGATGATTCTTATATAAACTTTATAAAAGAGGACATTCGAAAACAACTACCTGATCGCCTCGCATTTTATGCTCAAAAATTAGGCAAACAAGGGCGAGAAATATCCGTTGAAGAAGAAGAAAAGTTTATATATCAACATCTGATTCAAGATATTCAGCAAGCCATTTATTCATTTTTCAAACAATTTCCATCAAAAGGAAAAAAGGGAGGGGAACAAAATGATTCTGGAAGTAGTCAACCATGA
- a CDS encoding spore germination protein GerPB, whose translation MNIYVQQSIHINILRINSIMNSSVLQIGTAGIIKSRTDVANTGGFVNPIPELDYEGFTSTSSSQGITIPLHAGGVR comes from the coding sequence ATGAACATATATGTACAACAATCGATTCATATAAATATATTGAGGATAAATAGTATCATGAATTCCTCTGTTTTACAAATTGGCACTGCTGGCATCATTAAGTCCCGTACAGATGTTGCAAATACGGGTGGATTTGTCAATCCAATTCCTGAACTTGACTATGAAGGTTTTACGTCGACTTCTTCATCTCAAGGGATTACTATTCCCTTACATGCAGGTGGTGTAAGATAA
- a CDS encoding alpha-amylase family glycosyl hydrolase produces MIKLLYICLSSALLLFILTPSSMEAAVDTKRQWQDESVYYLLVDRFFNGDYHNDYFINTKEHDAYHGGDFQGMMTKLDYIHNMGFTTIRLDVIFDQERYSPSGQFLVDPYTIEEHYGNLKTFKQLVKKAHERDMKVMIDFPIATLQGMSENDMIMLANWWKDQTGIDGYFLPNLDKTPQNFLERFISELKYTSEVFYLVGEVEQADIKEIENYENMGLTSIIISTSSDELRNIFQSPNHLLEAVLSRFVDQKSYYVTKNIDRPGKARFTNHIVQSNQFPGDRWKPALSLLYTTPGVPMIYYGSEIALIGGGVDNDEQMLEFRADQELIEFIEKLGKARNQYRSLTRGDYQIIFEQEGIAVYTRSYLGEKTVIAINNTSKHQTIEIPATDIGTNKQLLSLIEGGLIKEQNGTYFIPLNEEQSDIYIVRDDYGLNIYNILIMIAVPVSFLILFYAIWKKGRKKRV; encoded by the coding sequence TTGATAAAACTTTTATACATATGTTTATCTAGTGCTTTATTACTTTTTATACTAACACCTAGTAGCATGGAAGCAGCGGTAGATACAAAACGTCAATGGCAAGATGAAAGCGTTTATTATCTTTTAGTTGATCGTTTTTTTAATGGTGATTATCATAATGACTATTTCATAAATACGAAAGAACATGATGCTTATCACGGTGGAGACTTTCAAGGGATGATGACAAAGCTCGATTATATTCATAATATGGGCTTTACTACTATACGACTAGATGTTATTTTTGATCAAGAACGATATAGTCCATCTGGTCAATTTTTAGTCGATCCTTACACAATAGAAGAACATTATGGGAATTTAAAGACATTTAAGCAACTTGTCAAAAAAGCCCATGAGCGAGATATGAAAGTGATGATTGATTTCCCAATCGCCACATTACAAGGTATGTCTGAAAATGACATGATTATGCTAGCAAACTGGTGGAAGGATCAGACCGGTATTGACGGATATTTTCTACCCAATTTGGATAAAACCCCTCAAAATTTTTTGGAACGTTTTATTAGCGAACTGAAATATACAAGTGAAGTGTTTTATCTTGTTGGTGAAGTAGAACAGGCGGATATAAAGGAGATCGAAAACTATGAAAATATGGGTCTTACTAGTATAATCATTTCCACTTCATCAGATGAATTAAGAAATATTTTTCAATCACCAAATCATTTGCTTGAGGCTGTATTAAGTAGATTCGTAGATCAGAAATCCTATTATGTTACAAAAAACATTGATCGTCCCGGGAAGGCCCGATTTACGAATCATATCGTTCAATCAAATCAATTTCCTGGTGACAGGTGGAAGCCGGCACTTTCACTTCTCTATACAACTCCAGGTGTTCCAATGATTTATTACGGTTCTGAAATAGCATTAATTGGTGGTGGAGTCGATAATGACGAGCAAATGTTAGAATTTCGAGCAGACCAAGAACTTATTGAATTTATTGAAAAACTAGGGAAAGCTCGAAATCAATATCGCTCTTTAACAAGAGGTGACTACCAAATCATTTTTGAGCAAGAAGGGATTGCTGTATATACGAGATCGTATCTCGGTGAAAAAACAGTTATAGCAATCAATAATACCTCAAAACATCAAACGATTGAGATTCCAGCTACTGACATTGGTACAAATAAACAATTACTTAGTCTTATCGAAGGTGGACTTATTAAAGAACAAAATGGAACTTATTTTATTCCATTAAATGAAGAACAAAGTGACATTTACATCGTTAGAGATGATTATGGTTTAAACATTTACAATATCCTAATTATGATTGCTGTACCTGTAAGTTTTTTAATTTTATTTTATGCGATTTGGAAAAAAGGTAGGAAGAAGAGAGTGTAA
- a CDS encoding DUF3941 domain-containing protein translates to MSRTADDDKKPVDHQAVREKKNERKEINRKAGKHQYSKKTDHL, encoded by the coding sequence ATGTCAAGAACAGCTGATGATGATAAAAAGCCTGTTGACCATCAAGCAGTGCGTGAAAAGAAAAACGAACGAAAAGAAATAAATCGCAAGGCTGGTAAACATCAATATTCAAAAAAGACAGACCACCTATAA
- a CDS encoding EAL domain-containing protein → MAKTYSFEYIDKKQLDNFITENSLHTVENILIQIFIGNGSIEEIKTIQLYINQRMPHANIIGCTTSGEIINGQFLYGKTIINFTTFQQTRVEIGYSHHSKLYQEVDTEVDTQDLKTIIAYSTNSSLQFDYHFRKDMYSEDVVIADGCASNSKYKEVYVFTNHNIIDNGAVYAKLYSKDLSTYIYRSIEWKKIGIPMSVTKADQNKIYSINNEIPIKFLEKYFGKYFIDQLPHSGHDLPLLFSTKEEEATYIQDVLQDGTICISSNIKTGDEFTIAYFDLAHIIDKSLKQLNTFAKRPVDTIFAFTSSARMSLFDSLTKQELTHLQRIAPTAGIVTEGELVQRKNIKYNSSFTVTALLISENLQANPKNNLDFQYQLTSEMKSRMYLTSLVAMTTDYIQNLSEELNKKRFLISYDKDTALPNRLKITETVDQLIANAAENERFAVAFIDIDRFKLINDSFGHYVGDIIIVEIANRIKKHLNHNIFIGRFAGDKFTLILGEEYSTEEILMLATNILSTIQEPLQYESQEFVLSASIGVSFYPEDGVDTQTILKNADTAMNRAKKYGGNQTVFFASEMNEQIKYKFELENYLRRAIEKEELFLLYQPVVDLHTGKIIGSEALLRWNHPIHGLIPPLEFIPIAEETGLIHDIGKWVLMEGCRQNKEWNEKGYDVFISINVSVQQFLDPSFLHELHEVLTTTQMDPSLLHLELTESGMIDNVQKSIEIMNTIQQLGVKVSIDDFGTGYSSLSYLRNLPINTLKIDRSFINNFRSESADYSIVKAIITMGNGLSVNVVAEGVETFDQLVELKELKCDFAQGYYIEKPVSPTNFIKLINSNKHPIV, encoded by the coding sequence GTGGCAAAAACATACAGTTTTGAGTACATAGATAAAAAGCAGCTTGATAATTTCATAACGGAAAACAGTTTACATACAGTTGAAAATATACTTATACAAATTTTTATTGGCAATGGTTCGATTGAAGAAATTAAGACAATCCAATTATATATAAACCAACGAATGCCACATGCAAATATAATTGGCTGTACAACGTCCGGGGAAATTATCAATGGTCAATTCTTATATGGAAAGACAATAATAAATTTTACTACGTTTCAACAAACACGAGTAGAAATTGGTTACTCACATCATTCAAAGCTATATCAAGAAGTGGACACAGAAGTGGACACACAAGATTTAAAAACAATCATTGCTTACTCAACGAATTCTTCACTTCAATTTGATTATCATTTTAGAAAAGATATGTATAGTGAAGATGTTGTTATTGCAGATGGATGTGCCTCGAACTCGAAATATAAAGAGGTTTATGTATTTACGAATCATAATATAATCGATAATGGTGCTGTATATGCAAAATTATATAGCAAAGATTTGTCTACTTACATATATCGAAGTATTGAATGGAAAAAAATTGGAATCCCAATGAGTGTAACTAAAGCGGATCAAAATAAAATTTATTCGATTAATAATGAGATTCCAATAAAGTTTCTCGAAAAGTATTTTGGAAAATATTTTATTGACCAGTTGCCTCATTCTGGACATGATTTACCTCTATTATTTTCAACTAAAGAAGAGGAAGCTACTTATATTCAAGATGTTCTTCAAGATGGAACGATTTGCATAAGTTCAAATATAAAAACGGGTGATGAATTTACAATCGCTTATTTTGACCTTGCACACATCATAGATAAAAGTTTGAAACAATTAAATACATTTGCCAAACGACCAGTTGATACAATTTTTGCATTTACAAGTTCAGCGAGAATGAGTTTATTTGACTCACTTACAAAACAAGAACTGACTCATCTCCAACGAATAGCCCCAACAGCGGGAATCGTCACTGAAGGTGAGTTAGTGCAAAGGAAAAATATAAAGTACAATTCAAGCTTTACAGTAACTGCTTTATTAATATCAGAAAATCTGCAAGCAAATCCGAAAAATAACCTAGACTTTCAATACCAGCTAACAAGTGAAATGAAATCGCGCATGTATTTAACAAGTTTAGTAGCAATGACGACAGATTATATCCAAAATTTATCAGAGGAATTAAATAAGAAAAGGTTTCTCATTTCCTATGACAAAGATACTGCGTTACCTAATCGGTTGAAAATTACTGAAACTGTTGATCAACTTATTGCAAATGCTGCAGAAAATGAGCGATTTGCAGTTGCATTTATCGATATTGATCGTTTTAAGTTAATTAATGATAGTTTTGGTCATTATGTTGGCGATATTATTATTGTTGAAATTGCAAATCGGATAAAAAAACATCTTAATCACAATATTTTTATTGGCCGTTTTGCCGGTGACAAATTCACGTTAATTTTAGGAGAAGAGTACAGTACGGAAGAAATTCTCATGCTTGCGACCAACATTTTAAGTACAATCCAGGAACCGTTACAATATGAGTCACAAGAATTCGTACTTTCAGCAAGTATCGGTGTAAGCTTTTACCCTGAGGACGGAGTTGATACGCAAACCATTTTAAAAAATGCGGACACAGCAATGAACCGTGCAAAAAAATATGGTGGCAATCAAACGGTCTTTTTTGCAAGTGAAATGAATGAACAAATCAAGTATAAGTTTGAATTAGAAAATTATTTACGCCGTGCGATTGAAAAAGAAGAGCTGTTCTTATTATATCAACCTGTCGTTGACTTACATACTGGTAAGATTATCGGGAGTGAGGCATTACTTCGCTGGAATCACCCGATACACGGTTTAATACCACCATTGGAATTTATTCCGATTGCCGAAGAAACAGGACTTATTCACGATATAGGAAAATGGGTACTCATGGAAGGTTGTAGACAAAATAAAGAATGGAATGAGAAGGGATATGATGTATTTATTTCCATAAATGTTTCTGTACAACAATTTCTTGATCCATCCTTTTTACATGAGTTGCATGAGGTGTTAACAACAACCCAAATGGATCCAAGTCTACTCCATTTAGAATTAACCGAAAGTGGAATGATTGATAATGTGCAAAAATCAATAGAGATTATGAATACGATTCAACAATTAGGTGTTAAAGTTTCAATTGATGATTTTGGAACAGGGTATTCGTCTCTTAGCTATTTAAGAAATTTACCAATTAATACGTTAAAAATTGATCGGTCATTTATTAATAACTTTCGCTCCGAATCTGCAGACTATTCGATTGTTAAAGCGATTATTACAATGGGAAATGGACTTTCTGTTAATGTCGTCGCAGAGGGTGTTGAAACTTTTGATCAATTAGTGGAGTTGAAAGAATTAAAATGTGATTTTGCACAAGGTTACTATATTGAAAAACCTGTTTCACCAACAAATTTTATTAAATTAATTAATAGCAATAAACATCCAATTGTATAA
- a CDS encoding spore germination protein GerPE — MLKRLSQVQKIDVQIITFSSHLQIGDSNTINAYSIILSSKRDQELYFGTEADDKEKDYVVFSLPLVQLPIYEQLYYKKENLCGSIYVQNVNVIGVSSSSIIHIGSNDRLFLENRRKEIRIMAEPENIEKGKEYLIENNIIKE, encoded by the coding sequence ATGCTGAAACGATTATCTCAAGTTCAAAAGATAGATGTACAAATCATCACTTTTTCATCTCATTTACAAATTGGTGATAGTAACACAATTAATGCCTATAGCATCATCCTATCATCTAAACGTGATCAGGAATTATATTTTGGAACAGAGGCCGATGATAAGGAAAAAGATTATGTCGTTTTTTCACTTCCATTAGTCCAATTACCTATTTACGAACAGCTCTACTACAAAAAGGAAAATCTTTGTGGTTCAATCTATGTTCAAAATGTAAATGTAATAGGTGTCTCAAGCTCTTCAATTATTCATATCGGCAGTAATGATCGACTATTTTTAGAGAATAGACGTAAAGAAATTAGAATTATGGCTGAACCTGAAAACATTGAAAAAGGGAAAGAATATTTGATTGAGAACAACATAATAAAAGAGTAA
- a CDS encoding DegV family protein, translated as MANVKLITDSGCDLPYEFLVEHDIEFIPLKVELEGKEYDDVTKISAKAVYDAMRNGKSPKTSQASPTKVKEVFTKLAEAKQTGIYIAFSSELSGTYQTACMIREQVLEEYPDFDLTIIDTKAASLGHGLIVYHAVRLAQTGATKDKIVQETKFYSEHMEHLFTVDDLEYLRRGGRVSRASAFVGGLLNIKPLLNVEEGKLIPIEKIRGKKKVLTRILELMEIRGVDLQNQLIGISHGDDEETALLMKEMIEERFGCKHFYMNIVGSVIGAHSGPGTLAIFFLNEKTNSEIDIAQ; from the coding sequence TTGGCAAATGTAAAATTAATTACAGATAGCGGCTGTGACTTACCATATGAATTTTTAGTAGAACACGATATCGAATTTATTCCATTAAAAGTAGAGTTAGAAGGAAAAGAGTATGATGATGTAACGAAAATTAGTGCAAAAGCGGTTTACGATGCGATGCGAAACGGAAAATCACCAAAAACATCACAAGCATCCCCTACAAAAGTGAAAGAAGTTTTTACAAAATTAGCCGAAGCGAAACAAACTGGGATTTATATTGCATTTTCTTCTGAATTGTCCGGTACGTACCAAACGGCATGTATGATTAGAGAACAAGTTCTTGAGGAATATCCAGATTTTGATTTGACGATTATTGATACAAAGGCCGCCTCCTTAGGTCATGGTCTAATTGTTTATCATGCAGTTCGACTTGCACAAACCGGGGCAACAAAAGACAAAATTGTTCAAGAAACGAAATTTTACTCCGAACATATGGAACACTTATTTACTGTTGATGATTTGGAATATTTACGTCGCGGTGGGCGTGTTTCCCGAGCAAGTGCCTTTGTCGGTGGATTATTGAATATCAAACCATTATTAAATGTCGAAGAAGGAAAACTCATTCCGATTGAAAAAATTCGTGGCAAGAAAAAAGTTTTAACTAGAATTTTGGAATTAATGGAAATCAGAGGTGTGGATTTACAAAATCAACTCATTGGAATTAGTCACGGCGATGACGAAGAAACAGCACTTCTCATGAAAGAGATGATTGAAGAAAGATTTGGCTGTAAACATTTTTATATGAACATTGTTGGTTCTGTAATTGGTGCACATTCCGGTCCAGGAACTCTTGCCATCTTCTTCTTAAACGAAAAAACGAATAGTGAAATTGATATTGCCCAATAA
- a CDS encoding LacI family DNA-binding transcriptional regulator has protein sequence MTVTIKDVAKAANVAPSTVSRVIANSPRISEETKKRVKKVMDDLGYHPNLNARSLVSQSSQTIGIVLPSAGNIVFQNPFFSEVLRSISEGVHHRHYALQLTTGNTENEIYEDVIRMVQGRRVDGLILLYSKVDDQVSAYLEKIGFPFVLVGKPYRNINTITHVDNDNILAAKDATEYLLKLGHRDIGFIGGSKNLMVTNDRLEGYKQALKEMNLSIREEYIVHGEFLLEDGQEAVKNLLALKTPPSALLVVDDLMSVGVLRAIYDMKLNVPDDLSIISFNNALFAELSTPPLTSVDINIFALGMESVKSLIDKIENPNEPIKRIIIPHQIIERHSCNQIFVKV, from the coding sequence ATGACGGTAACAATAAAAGATGTTGCAAAAGCAGCAAATGTAGCTCCATCCACCGTTTCAAGAGTAATTGCTAATAGCCCTAGAATTAGTGAGGAAACGAAGAAGCGTGTGAAGAAAGTAATGGATGATCTTGGCTATCATCCTAATTTAAACGCGAGAAGTTTAGTCAGTCAATCAAGTCAAACAATTGGTATCGTTTTACCTAGTGCAGGTAACATTGTGTTTCAAAACCCATTTTTTTCAGAAGTCCTTCGAAGTATTAGTGAAGGTGTTCATCATCGACATTATGCTCTCCAATTAACAACTGGCAATACTGAAAACGAAATATACGAGGATGTAATTCGTATGGTACAAGGGCGGCGCGTAGATGGCTTAATCCTCCTTTATTCAAAAGTAGATGATCAAGTTAGTGCCTATTTGGAAAAAATCGGTTTTCCTTTTGTGCTGGTTGGTAAGCCTTATAGAAACATAAATACAATTACTCATGTCGATAACGATAATATTTTAGCTGCAAAAGATGCAACAGAATATTTATTAAAATTAGGCCATAGGGATATCGGTTTTATCGGTGGTAGTAAAAACCTAATGGTAACAAACGATCGTTTAGAAGGTTACAAACAAGCTTTAAAAGAGATGAATCTATCAATTCGAGAAGAGTATATTGTTCATGGAGAATTTCTTCTAGAAGATGGTCAAGAAGCGGTTAAAAATTTATTAGCGCTAAAGACTCCACCAAGTGCTCTTCTTGTCGTGGACGACCTTATGTCTGTTGGTGTACTTAGAGCAATTTATGATATGAAACTAAATGTCCCTGATGATCTATCTATTATTAGTTTTAATAATGCATTATTTGCAGAGCTGTCGACACCTCCGCTAACATCTGTTGATATAAATATTTTCGCATTAGGTATGGAATCGGTCAAATCGTTAATTGATAAAATTGAAAATCCAAATGAACCAATAAAACGAATTATTATTCCACACCAAATAATCGAGCGACATTCCTGTAATCAGATTTTTGTAAAAGTATAA
- a CDS encoding YajQ family cyclic di-GMP-binding protein yields the protein MAKESSFDIVSNVDMQEVTNAIHLTMKEIQNRYDFKGSSSDVKVEGDELVLISDDEFKMSQLKDVLLGKLIKRNVPIKNLQYGKLESAFSGNVRQRAKLVQGIDKENAKKINTLIKNSGLKVKSQIQDDQIRVTGKSRDDLQKVIAVIREADLPIDVQFVNYR from the coding sequence GTGGCTAAAGAGAGCTCTTTTGATATTGTTTCAAATGTCGACATGCAAGAGGTAACAAACGCAATTCATTTAACAATGAAAGAAATTCAGAATCGCTATGATTTTAAAGGTAGTAGTAGCGATGTAAAAGTAGAAGGCGACGAACTTGTTTTAATTTCCGATGATGAGTTTAAAATGTCACAACTGAAAGACGTACTATTAGGAAAATTAATCAAACGAAATGTTCCAATAAAAAACCTTCAATATGGAAAATTGGAAAGCGCATTTAGTGGGAATGTTCGTCAACGTGCAAAACTTGTTCAAGGAATCGATAAGGAAAATGCGAAGAAGATTAATACCCTTATTAAAAATTCGGGTCTAAAAGTAAAAAGTCAAATTCAGGATGACCAAATTCGCGTAACTGGAAAAAGTCGAGATGATTTACAAAAAGTAATTGCTGTAATTCGTGAAGCTGACTTACCCATTGACGTGCAATTTGTCAATTATCGCTAA
- a CDS encoding YisL family protein, translating to MTHLHITTWVIAIILFVIAAVLTKNKNEKPAKIVSMILRLFYLFIIGSGIQLYLSVDPTMGYHMKALLGILVIGLMEMVLMSLKKGKTPTIYWVIWFILVIVTIYLGLKLPLGIWLK from the coding sequence ATGACACATTTACATATTACTACTTGGGTCATTGCAATTATTTTGTTTGTTATTGCAGCTGTTTTAACAAAAAATAAAAACGAAAAGCCAGCAAAGATTGTTTCAATGATTTTGCGTTTGTTCTACTTATTTATTATCGGGAGTGGAATCCAATTATACTTATCGGTTGATCCAACAATGGGATACCATATGAAGGCGTTACTTGGAATTTTAGTGATTGGATTAATGGAAATGGTATTAATGAGCCTGAAAAAAGGGAAAACACCAACAATCTATTGGGTTATTTGGTTTATTTTAGTCATTGTTACAATCTACTTGGGTCTAAAACTTCCACTCGGAATTTGGTTAAAATAG
- a CDS encoding spore germination protein encodes MPAVVGMINVNSLGSSAVFNVGDVYQISPYTMNKTFAGAGSFNTAEQLYVYNHRSNTNTFDHDTIDQPLSFNV; translated from the coding sequence GTGCCTGCTGTCGTTGGAATGATAAATGTAAATTCACTCGGTTCAAGTGCTGTTTTTAATGTAGGTGACGTATACCAAATATCTCCCTACACAATGAATAAAACATTTGCAGGTGCAGGTTCATTTAATACGGCGGAACAGCTTTATGTATATAACCATCGTAGCAATACGAATACATTTGACCACGATACAATTGATCAACCATTAAGTTTTAACGTATAG
- a CDS encoding spore germination protein produces the protein MPAIIGSIQLVNIGGGVVNFGDTLNIAPKTTTKQNQGSGSGNVGGFTITNNGFSATNSVDPDLIDQPATQNN, from the coding sequence ATGCCAGCCATCATTGGTTCAATCCAACTTGTTAATATTGGAGGCGGAGTCGTAAATTTTGGAGATACACTAAATATTGCACCTAAAACGACAACAAAGCAAAACCAAGGCTCCGGATCTGGAAATGTTGGCGGATTTACGATAACGAATAACGGTTTTAGCGCAACAAACTCCGTCGACCCTGATTTAATTGATCAACCTGCTACACAAAATAATTAA